A single genomic interval of Corallococcus exiguus harbors:
- a CDS encoding inorganic diphosphatase: MSGPDLSVPPLPREPEVLIECPRFSMVKRRADGSVDFVSPLPCPYNYGSIPGLLSDDGDPLDAVVLGPRLSQGQRVRVPVVAVLGFIDAGKGDPKVVCGTHPMTPSERAGLERFFRVYALFKRGLHRVRGDVPDTRFVGWLREGPEA, encoded by the coding sequence ATGAGTGGGCCGGACCTGTCCGTGCCTCCGCTGCCTCGCGAGCCGGAGGTGCTCATTGAGTGCCCACGCTTCTCCATGGTGAAGCGGCGCGCGGACGGCTCGGTGGACTTCGTGTCGCCGCTGCCGTGTCCGTACAACTACGGCTCCATTCCGGGCCTGCTGTCGGATGATGGAGACCCGCTGGACGCGGTGGTGCTGGGGCCTCGGCTTTCGCAGGGGCAGCGGGTGCGCGTGCCGGTGGTGGCCGTGCTGGGCTTCATCGACGCGGGGAAGGGCGACCCGAAGGTGGTGTGCGGGACGCATCCGATGACGCCCTCGGAGCGCGCGGGCCTGGAGCGCTTCTTCCGCGTCTATGCCCTGTTCAAGCGGGGTCTGCACCGCGTGCGCGGCGACGTGCCCGACACGCGCTTCGTGGGCTGGTTGCGAGAGGGACCCGAGGCCTAG
- a CDS encoding GNAT family N-acetyltransferase: MTRTAFQTADFTAVPVDDNDTHVLQPLLDRCEDYHQIAYGRPALPDQARNIPRERPPTLAPGQGHLFALRDAQSGLAGMLEALRDFPAPGEWYIGLLLLAPEARGHGRGEAVLSAYADYARVNGGRLLRVAVVEHNDVGRRFWTRVGFQPEQWVGPIEQGLRMNRVLKMTKSLG, translated from the coding sequence ATGACCCGGACGGCATTCCAGACAGCGGACTTCACGGCGGTCCCCGTCGACGACAACGACACGCACGTCCTGCAACCGCTCCTCGACCGCTGCGAGGACTACCACCAGATCGCCTACGGCCGCCCCGCGCTTCCGGATCAGGCCCGGAACATCCCTCGCGAGCGGCCGCCCACGCTCGCCCCCGGGCAGGGTCACCTCTTCGCGCTTCGCGACGCGCAGAGCGGCCTCGCGGGGATGCTCGAAGCGCTGCGCGACTTTCCGGCGCCGGGTGAGTGGTACATCGGCCTGCTCCTCCTCGCCCCAGAGGCCCGGGGCCACGGCCGGGGTGAGGCCGTGCTGAGCGCCTACGCGGACTACGCGCGCGTGAACGGTGGCCGGCTGCTGCGAGTGGCGGTGGTGGAGCACAACGACGTCGGGCGCCGCTTCTGGACGCGCGTGGGCTTCCAGCCGGAGCAGTGGGTGGGCCCCATCGAGCAGGGCCTTCGGATGAACCGGGTCCTGAAGATGACGAAGTCCCTCGGCTAG
- a CDS encoding AAA family ATPase: MNAPPFSPPPFPDTGNAVRAANAIREGVLAEVRKAVVGQDEPLELMLCGLVAGGHILLEGVPGVAKTLMAKALSRSVGADFKRIQFTPDLMPADILGTSVFDLKSQAFVLARGPIFTDLLLADEINRAPAKTQSALLEAMQERAVSLEGKNLQLSPMFTVFATQNPVESEGTYPLPEAQLDRFLLKIDVGYPAPEEEDAILESVHRGFDAGDLARAGLNAAVTKDDLLQARAALSTVNVEPPVLGYIRKVVAATRSSPNIRLGAGPRAGVHLLLASKALAVLRGRDFVTPDDVRFLVGPVLRHRLLLSPDAELDGATPADVLREVVQGVEVPR, encoded by the coding sequence ATGAACGCCCCGCCCTTCTCCCCTCCTCCCTTCCCGGACACCGGCAACGCAGTGCGGGCCGCGAACGCCATCCGTGAGGGCGTCCTCGCGGAGGTGCGCAAGGCCGTGGTCGGGCAGGACGAACCGCTGGAGTTGATGCTCTGCGGGCTCGTGGCCGGCGGGCACATCCTCCTGGAGGGCGTGCCCGGCGTGGCCAAGACACTGATGGCCAAGGCGCTGTCGCGCAGCGTGGGCGCGGACTTCAAGCGCATCCAGTTCACGCCGGACCTGATGCCCGCGGACATCCTGGGCACCAGCGTCTTCGACCTGAAGTCCCAGGCCTTCGTGCTCGCGCGAGGCCCCATCTTCACGGACCTGCTGCTGGCGGACGAAATCAACCGCGCCCCGGCGAAGACGCAGTCCGCGCTGCTGGAGGCCATGCAGGAGCGCGCCGTGTCGCTGGAGGGCAAGAACCTCCAGCTGTCGCCCATGTTCACGGTGTTCGCCACGCAGAACCCGGTGGAGTCCGAGGGCACGTACCCGCTCCCCGAGGCACAGCTGGACCGCTTCCTCCTGAAGATCGACGTGGGATACCCCGCGCCGGAGGAGGAGGACGCCATCCTCGAATCCGTGCACCGGGGCTTCGACGCGGGCGACCTGGCGCGCGCGGGCTTGAACGCGGCGGTGACGAAGGACGACCTGCTCCAGGCGCGCGCGGCGCTCAGCACGGTGAACGTGGAGCCGCCGGTCCTCGGGTACATCCGCAAGGTGGTGGCGGCGACGCGGAGCTCGCCCAACATCCGTCTGGGAGCGGGGCCGCGCGCGGGCGTGCACCTGCTGCTCGCGTCGAAGGCGCTGGCGGTGCTGCGAGGCCGCGACTTCGTCACGCCGGACGACGTGCGCTTCCTGGTGGGCCCGGTGCTGCGACACCGGCTGCTCCTTTCGCCTGACGCGGAGCTGGACGGAGCCACGCCCGCGGACGTGCTGCGCGAAGTGGTCCAGGGCGTCGAGGTCCCCCGGTGA
- a CDS encoding DUF58 domain-containing protein: protein MIPSERLWGLLALLALPMALAGFFPGLGGAVLALDALAVALAAFDFLQARRVRLEVERLLPERLNVGVANRVELRLVHRGGGTVEVRVKDDAPPSFTVEPSEATLRLTPDSQTQWVYRATPAKRGKFSFGAVHVRVRGPLGLVSHERMFPAERSVSVYPDLRGARRLLLSGAALDLVNLGLRQLRRDGQGSEFARLRDYAQGDSVRDVDWKATARRGKPVTRVLESERSQALIICVDAGRSMAAQVDGLTKLDHAVNAALFLAFVAIRNGDRVGLALFADGVKAYLPPAAGRGQYRKLVDTLYSTTPSLTYVDYLALFKELNVRLNRRSLLCVFTDFLDEEQAGTLVAPLHRLARRHVPLCLSVKDTALQKLLRTPPSGPEEAFQHAVASELLTDREVLKARVSKGGVQMLDVAPDELSLAAVNRYLDIKARGVL from the coding sequence GTGATTCCCTCCGAGCGCCTGTGGGGGCTGCTTGCCCTGCTAGCGCTGCCCATGGCGCTGGCGGGCTTCTTCCCGGGCCTGGGTGGCGCGGTGCTGGCGCTGGACGCGCTGGCCGTGGCGCTGGCCGCGTTCGACTTCCTCCAGGCCCGCCGCGTGCGGCTGGAGGTGGAGCGCCTGCTGCCGGAGCGCCTCAACGTGGGCGTGGCCAATCGCGTCGAGCTGCGCCTGGTGCACCGGGGCGGAGGCACGGTGGAGGTGCGCGTGAAGGACGACGCGCCGCCGTCGTTCACCGTGGAGCCCTCGGAGGCGACGCTGCGCCTCACGCCGGACAGCCAGACGCAGTGGGTGTACCGGGCCACGCCCGCGAAGCGAGGCAAGTTCAGCTTCGGCGCCGTGCACGTGCGCGTTCGCGGTCCGCTGGGGCTCGTCTCGCACGAGCGCATGTTCCCGGCCGAGCGCTCGGTGTCGGTGTACCCGGACCTGCGAGGAGCCCGCAGGCTGCTGTTGTCCGGCGCGGCGCTGGACTTGGTGAACCTGGGGCTGCGGCAGCTGCGGCGTGACGGCCAGGGCAGCGAGTTCGCGCGCCTGCGCGACTACGCCCAGGGCGACAGTGTGCGCGACGTGGACTGGAAGGCCACCGCGCGTCGGGGCAAGCCGGTGACGCGGGTGTTGGAGTCGGAGCGCTCGCAGGCGCTGATCATCTGCGTGGACGCGGGGCGCTCCATGGCGGCCCAGGTGGACGGCCTCACCAAGTTGGATCACGCGGTGAACGCGGCGCTGTTCCTCGCCTTCGTGGCCATCCGCAACGGGGACCGCGTGGGCCTGGCCCTCTTCGCGGACGGGGTGAAGGCCTACCTGCCGCCCGCGGCGGGCCGGGGCCAGTACCGCAAGCTGGTGGACACGCTCTACTCCACGACGCCCAGCCTCACGTACGTGGACTACCTGGCGCTCTTCAAGGAGCTGAACGTGCGCCTCAACCGGCGCAGCCTGCTGTGCGTCTTCACGGACTTCCTCGACGAGGAGCAGGCCGGAACGCTGGTGGCCCCGCTGCACCGGCTGGCCCGCCGCCACGTCCCGCTGTGCCTGTCCGTGAAGGACACCGCGTTGCAGAAGCTGCTGCGCACGCCGCCGTCAGGACCGGAGGAAGCGTTCCAGCACGCGGTGGCGTCGGAGCTGCTCACGGACCGAGAGGTGCTCAAGGCGCGCGTGAGCAAGGGCGGCGTGCAGATGCTCGACGTCGCGCCGGATGAACTGAGCCTCGCGGCCGTGAATCGGTATCTCGACATCAAGGCGCGCGGCGTCCTGTAG
- a CDS encoding bifunctional metallophosphatase/5'-nucleotidase → MGRWVNDEKHCAGPLKDGQATCPDAGTLALTTGDLWTGPAISSFFLGAPTAEVMGHMGFAASALGNHELSYAKDSFLKNRTAGGFPFLAANLKVTDATLAKDLSMPAFQVYERRGLKIAVVGLTSQKTVRTAMSGRAEGLEVTPNEDALSTAIPEARKAGADVVVVVADQCPTDLQPVLAKHADWKVSLVAGGRCGTDAPGVKTEGDTTYASLGRGFDSYLRAQLKFDPAKAAGQKLTGVDTKVVEVAGGTPDAETAKRIAEWQTKVDQALGRKIGFTKTGIPQDSPLMAKWVAGAVRTQLNTDGAILNKGGIRNGLAKGEVTLGSVYSAMPFENSLLTVKLKGEDLAKQLANPDALVAGFTAAGKGKFKDAQGKALDPKKEYTVATVEYLYFGGDGFDFEKLDTDPAETGMAWQTPVVEWTEAQASTEAKPLEKLVK, encoded by the coding sequence ATGGGCCGTTGGGTGAATGATGAAAAGCACTGTGCCGGTCCGCTGAAGGACGGCCAGGCGACCTGTCCGGATGCCGGCACGCTCGCCCTGACGACGGGCGACCTGTGGACGGGCCCGGCCATCTCCTCCTTCTTCCTGGGTGCTCCGACGGCCGAAGTGATGGGGCACATGGGCTTTGCGGCCTCTGCTCTGGGCAACCACGAGCTGTCGTACGCCAAGGATTCCTTCCTGAAGAACCGCACGGCCGGGGGCTTCCCCTTCCTGGCCGCGAACCTGAAGGTGACGGACGCGACGCTGGCGAAGGACCTGTCCATGCCCGCGTTCCAGGTCTACGAGCGGCGGGGCCTGAAGATTGCGGTGGTGGGCCTCACCTCCCAGAAGACCGTGCGCACGGCGATGTCCGGCCGCGCCGAGGGCCTGGAGGTCACCCCCAACGAGGACGCGCTGAGCACGGCCATCCCCGAGGCTCGCAAGGCGGGCGCGGACGTCGTCGTGGTGGTGGCGGACCAGTGCCCCACGGATCTGCAGCCGGTGCTGGCGAAGCACGCGGACTGGAAGGTGTCGCTGGTGGCCGGTGGCCGCTGCGGCACGGACGCCCCGGGCGTGAAGACCGAGGGTGACACCACGTACGCGTCGCTGGGCCGTGGCTTCGATTCGTACCTGCGCGCGCAGCTGAAGTTCGACCCCGCGAAGGCGGCGGGCCAGAAGCTGACCGGCGTGGACACGAAGGTCGTCGAGGTCGCGGGCGGCACGCCGGACGCGGAGACGGCGAAGCGCATCGCGGAGTGGCAGACGAAGGTGGACCAGGCGCTGGGCCGGAAGATCGGCTTCACCAAGACGGGCATCCCGCAGGACTCGCCGCTGATGGCGAAGTGGGTGGCGGGCGCGGTGCGCACGCAGCTCAACACCGACGGGGCCATCCTCAACAAGGGCGGCATCCGCAATGGCCTGGCCAAGGGTGAGGTGACGCTGGGCAGCGTGTACTCGGCGATGCCGTTCGAGAACTCGCTGCTCACCGTGAAGCTCAAGGGCGAGGACCTGGCCAAGCAGCTGGCGAACCCGGACGCGCTCGTGGCCGGCTTCACCGCGGCGGGCAAGGGCAAGTTCAAGGACGCCCAGGGCAAGGCGCTGGATCCGAAGAAGGAGTACACGGTCGCCACGGTCGAGTACCTGTACTTCGGCGGCGACGGCTTCGACTTCGAGAAGCTGGACACGGACCCGGCGGAGACGGGCATGGCGTGGCAGACGCCCGTTGTCGAGTGGACGGAGGCCCAGGCCTCCACCGAGGCGAAGCCGCTGGAGAAGCTGGTCAAGTAG
- a CDS encoding stage II sporulation protein M: protein MEMAEFIETRRPRWQQLESLLDKSEGEGLRKLSLDEARSLGKLYRAVSSDLLWVRARSGSADVSAYLNDLVGRAYALTYPGRRPRFADVWAFVARGFPALLRHEWRMYVASVLLFLAGAGFGYVGMVVDPDAGHYLVPGQHVSLDPVKRAADEAAGKGMTVEEQAQFTTFLFTHNIQVAFLAFALGVTLGLGTAVMLFVNGLFLGALAQVYAAKEMAGWFWAWILPHGIPEISAICIAGAAGLVIARGMVAPGGLSRGQALRKEAVTAVKMLFGTLVLFVLAGFIEGTVSQIHPPKLSVAFKVGFALTVGAGVYAYLLSDWMRGRRGDARATAELAG, encoded by the coding sequence ATGGAGATGGCGGAGTTCATCGAGACGCGGCGCCCGCGCTGGCAGCAACTGGAGTCGCTGCTGGACAAGTCCGAGGGCGAGGGGCTGCGCAAGCTGAGCCTGGACGAGGCCCGCTCGTTGGGGAAGCTGTACCGCGCCGTCTCCAGCGACCTGTTGTGGGTGCGTGCGCGCAGCGGCTCCGCGGATGTGAGCGCGTACCTCAACGACCTGGTGGGCCGCGCGTACGCGCTGACGTATCCGGGCCGCCGGCCCCGGTTCGCGGACGTGTGGGCCTTCGTGGCGCGCGGCTTCCCAGCGCTCCTGCGTCATGAGTGGCGCATGTACGTGGCGTCGGTGCTGCTGTTCCTGGCGGGCGCGGGCTTCGGCTACGTGGGCATGGTGGTGGATCCGGACGCCGGGCACTACCTGGTGCCCGGGCAGCACGTGAGCCTGGACCCCGTGAAGCGCGCCGCGGATGAGGCCGCGGGCAAGGGCATGACCGTGGAGGAGCAGGCCCAGTTCACGACGTTCCTCTTCACGCACAACATCCAGGTGGCCTTCCTGGCGTTCGCGCTGGGCGTCACGCTGGGGCTGGGCACGGCGGTGATGCTGTTCGTCAACGGCCTGTTCCTGGGGGCGCTCGCGCAGGTGTACGCGGCGAAAGAGATGGCCGGGTGGTTCTGGGCGTGGATCCTCCCGCACGGCATCCCGGAGATTTCGGCCATCTGCATCGCGGGCGCGGCGGGGCTCGTCATCGCGCGGGGCATGGTGGCCCCGGGTGGGTTGTCTCGCGGGCAGGCGCTGCGCAAGGAGGCGGTGACCGCGGTGAAGATGTTGTTCGGCACGCTGGTGCTGTTCGTGCTCGCGGGCTTCATCGAAGGCACCGTGTCGCAGATTCATCCTCCGAAGCTGTCGGTGGCCTTCAAGGTCGGCTTCGCGCTCACGGTGGGGGCGGGCGTCTACGCGTACCTGCTGTCGGACTGGATGCGCGGCCGGCGCGGGGATGCGCGTGCGACGGCGGAGCTGGCGGGATGA